From Methanococcus maripaludis, the proteins below share one genomic window:
- the rpoA1 gene encoding DNA-directed RNA polymerase subunit A' yields the protein MDRFDVPKEIGDITFGLLSPEQIRTMSVAKIVTADTYDDDGYPIDGGLMDTRLGVIDPGLVCKSCSGRVGTCPGHFGHIELSKPVVHIGFAKDIYKILKAVCPHCGKVTITEIKRDEYLEKMAKLEEDGGDPWTLCDDLLKEAAKGSVCPSCGEVKADVKYDKPTAYHQLDGKAQKQLTSSEVREILEKIPAEDCKLLGINAKVARPEFMVLTVLPVPPVTVRPSITLESGERSEDDLTHKLVDIIRINQRLEENINGGAPNLIIEDLWDLLQYHINTYFDNEAPGIPPARHRSGRPLRTLAQRLKGKEGRFRHNLAGKRVNFSARTVISPDPRLSINEVGIPKLIAKELTVPEKVTPYNIEKVRALLRNGSDTHPGVNYVVKKVRTKDGKEEEYKIKITDANKDMWVENITDGMVIERHLSDGDIVLYNRQPSLHRMSIMAHKVKVLPYRTFRHNLCVCPPYNADFDGDEMNVHVPQSEEARAEAEKLMLVEKHIVSPRFGGPIIGAIHDFISGAYVLTSSLFTKDEALTLLKSSGLNVELGEPDVIENNIEYYSGKSLFSKTLPEGLSLQYRAKICKKCDTCTKEECEHDAYVVIRNGKLLRGVIDKNGFGSEAGIVLNTLVKDFGSEDARLFLDAATKMSIKAMVLKGFTTGIDDEDIPAEAIQEIQDLLNKAEQDVEDIVEKYENGTLESLPGRGVEESREAYIMQILGKARDQAGNVAEKYLSKENHAALMARTGARGSLLNITMMAASVGQQSVRGGRVFRGYRERTLPHFGKGSLDAKSHGFVRSCYKKGLAPTEYFFHAMGGREGLVDQAVRTAQSGYMQRRLVNALQDIRAEYDGTVRDSRGLVVQFEYGEDLVDPAKADHGKGVDLDKIFTKVIQDMKINYFQFLKLKLFLGETHANGRFRKEIGKFCPTTIVKKGTFRKNLKGRNK from the coding sequence ATGGATAGATTTGATGTTCCAAAGGAAATCGGAGATATTACATTTGGATTGCTCTCCCCTGAACAGATAAGAACCATGTCAGTTGCAAAAATCGTTACCGCAGACACGTACGATGACGACGGATACCCAATTGACGGTGGATTGATGGATACTAGACTCGGTGTTATTGACCCGGGATTAGTATGTAAAAGCTGCAGTGGAAGAGTAGGAACTTGTCCAGGACACTTCGGACATATTGAACTTTCAAAACCAGTAGTCCATATTGGATTTGCAAAAGATATTTACAAAATTTTAAAAGCAGTGTGCCCACACTGTGGAAAAGTTACAATTACAGAGATCAAAAGGGATGAATACTTAGAGAAAATGGCCAAACTCGAAGAGGATGGTGGAGACCCTTGGACACTCTGTGATGATTTATTAAAAGAAGCTGCAAAAGGTAGCGTCTGTCCTTCATGCGGTGAAGTAAAAGCAGATGTAAAATACGATAAACCTACTGCATACCACCAGTTAGACGGAAAAGCTCAAAAACAGTTAACATCCTCAGAAGTTAGGGAAATTTTAGAAAAAATTCCTGCTGAAGACTGTAAACTCCTCGGAATCAATGCAAAAGTTGCAAGACCAGAATTTATGGTTTTAACAGTTTTACCAGTTCCTCCAGTAACAGTTAGACCTTCAATCACACTTGAAAGTGGAGAAAGAAGTGAAGATGACTTAACGCACAAATTAGTTGATATTATCAGGATTAACCAGAGGTTAGAAGAAAATATCAACGGTGGGGCTCCAAACTTAATTATTGAAGATTTATGGGATTTATTACAGTACCACATAAACACGTACTTTGATAATGAAGCTCCAGGAATTCCTCCAGCAAGACACAGAAGTGGAAGGCCACTCAGGACACTCGCTCAAAGGTTAAAGGGTAAAGAAGGAAGGTTCAGACACAACTTAGCAGGTAAAAGGGTAAACTTCTCTGCAAGGACGGTTATTTCACCTGATCCAAGACTCAGTATTAATGAAGTTGGTATTCCAAAATTAATCGCAAAAGAATTAACTGTTCCTGAAAAAGTTACCCCATACAACATTGAAAAAGTAAGGGCACTCTTAAGAAACGGATCTGACACCCACCCTGGTGTAAACTACGTGGTTAAGAAAGTAAGAACTAAAGATGGAAAAGAAGAAGAATACAAGATTAAAATTACCGATGCCAACAAAGACATGTGGGTTGAGAATATAACCGACGGAATGGTTATCGAAAGACACCTTTCAGACGGAGACATTGTATTGTACAACAGACAGCCTTCATTACACAGAATGTCTATCATGGCACACAAAGTAAAAGTTCTTCCATACAGGACATTCAGACACAACTTGTGTGTATGTCCACCATACAACGCGGATTTCGATGGTGACGAGATGAACGTTCACGTCCCACAATCCGAAGAAGCAAGAGCTGAAGCTGAAAAATTAATGCTCGTTGAAAAACACATTGTTTCTCCAAGATTTGGTGGTCCAATCATCGGTGCAATTCACGACTTTATTTCAGGAGCTTACGTCCTTACAAGTTCATTATTTACAAAAGACGAAGCTTTAACATTATTAAAAAGCTCTGGACTTAATGTTGAACTTGGAGAACCAGACGTTATTGAAAATAACATAGAATATTACAGCGGAAAATCATTATTCAGTAAAACACTTCCAGAAGGATTGAGTTTACAGTACAGAGCAAAAATCTGTAAAAAATGTGACACGTGTACAAAAGAAGAATGTGAACACGATGCTTACGTTGTAATTAGAAACGGTAAACTCTTACGTGGAGTAATCGATAAAAACGGATTTGGTTCAGAAGCTGGAATTGTATTAAACACGCTTGTAAAAGACTTCGGTTCAGAAGATGCAAGATTATTCCTCGATGCTGCAACCAAAATGTCAATAAAAGCAATGGTTTTGAAAGGATTTACAACAGGTATTGACGATGAAGACATCCCTGCTGAAGCGATTCAGGAAATCCAAGATTTATTAAATAAAGCTGAACAGGACGTTGAAGATATTGTTGAAAAATACGAAAACGGAACTTTAGAATCCTTACCAGGAAGGGGCGTTGAAGAATCCAGAGAAGCATATATCATGCAGATTTTGGGTAAAGCAAGGGACCAGGCAGGTAACGTTGCTGAAAAATACTTAAGTAAAGAAAATCACGCAGCGTTGATGGCAAGAACTGGTGCGAGAGGTTCACTCCTTAACATCACGATGATGGCTGCAAGTGTTGGTCAGCAGTCCGTTAGAGGTGGTAGGGTCTTTAGAGGTTACAGAGAAAGAACCCTTCCGCACTTTGGAAAAGGAAGTTTAGATGCAAAATCACACGGATTCGTTAGAAGCTGTTACAAAAAAGGATTGGCCCCAACAGAATATTTCTTCCACGCGATGGGTGGTAGAGAAGGTCTTGTGGATCAGGCGGTCAGGACTGCACAATCTGGTTACATGCAGAGAAGACTAGTAAACGCTTTACAGGATATTAGAGCAGAATACGATGGAACAGTAAGGGATTCAAGAGGACTCGTTGTTCAGTTTGAATACGGGGAAGACTTAGTAGACCCTGCAAAAGCAGACCACGGAAAAGGTGTAGATTTAGATAAAATATTCACAAAAGTTATTCAAGATATGAAAATTAATTATTTTCAATTTCTTAAATTAAAACTATTTCTAGGTGAAACACATGCAAATGGCCGATTTAGAAAAGAAATTGGAAAATTCTGTCCTACCACCATTGTTAAAAAGGGAACTTTCAGAAAAAATCTTAAGGGAAGAAATAAGTGA
- the rpoA2 gene encoding DNA-directed RNA polymerase subunit A'' yields MQMADLEKKLENSVLPPLLKRELSEKILREEISEEYLVDEIINETTRAYERTLVEPGEAVGVVAAQSIGEPGTQMTMRTFHYAGVAELNVTLGLPRMIEIVDARKEPSTPTMTIYLNDEFKGDREKAATVAKNIESTNVESVSEDISVDLVNECITIILNNQQLESRGLTVPDVIDAIKSKMKLKIEDHENVLNLKIKTPSLKALRKRLPKVRAIHLKGVQNIKRVIIRKEVDEYILYSEGSNIKEVFDIEGVDTTKTTTNNIVEIQDVLGIEAARNAIIYEMDATLGNQGLTVDKRHLMMVADLMCTDGVVKPIGRHGIGGEKASVLARAAFEETVKHLYSASMRGYVDELGGVVENIIVGKPISMGTGCIDICIDKSYEEGKEL; encoded by the coding sequence ATGCAAATGGCCGATTTAGAAAAGAAATTGGAAAATTCTGTCCTACCACCATTGTTAAAAAGGGAACTTTCAGAAAAAATCTTAAGGGAAGAAATAAGTGAAGAATACCTCGTTGATGAAATCATAAACGAAACTACAAGAGCATACGAAAGAACTCTCGTAGAACCCGGAGAAGCTGTTGGTGTTGTTGCGGCACAGTCAATTGGTGAACCTGGTACGCAGATGACAATGAGAACGTTCCACTATGCGGGGGTAGCGGAGTTAAACGTTACCCTTGGTCTTCCAAGAATGATTGAAATTGTAGATGCAAGAAAAGAACCATCTACCCCAACAATGACAATCTACTTAAATGATGAATTTAAGGGCGATAGAGAAAAAGCTGCAACGGTTGCAAAAAACATTGAAAGTACCAATGTTGAATCTGTTTCAGAAGATATCAGCGTAGATTTGGTAAATGAATGTATTACAATTATATTAAATAACCAGCAGCTCGAAAGCAGGGGACTAACTGTTCCTGATGTAATCGATGCAATAAAATCCAAAATGAAACTTAAAATTGAAGATCATGAAAATGTTCTCAATTTAAAAATCAAAACCCCTTCATTAAAAGCATTAAGAAAAAGACTTCCAAAAGTTAGGGCAATCCACTTGAAAGGTGTTCAAAACATCAAAAGGGTTATCATCAGAAAAGAAGTTGATGAATACATCCTTTACAGTGAAGGTTCAAACATCAAAGAAGTCTTTGATATCGAGGGTGTTGATACCACAAAAACCACGACAAACAACATTGTTGAAATTCAGGATGTTTTGGGTATCGAAGCTGCAAGAAATGCAATCATCTATGAGATGGATGCAACCCTTGGAAATCAGGGTCTTACGGTAGACAAAAGACACTTGATGATGGTAGCAGACCTTATGTGTACAGATGGAGTTGTAAAACCAATCGGTAGACATGGTATTGGTGGTGAAAAAGCATCAGTTCTTGCAAGAGCAGCATTTGAGGAAACTGTAAAACACCTTTACTCTGCATCCATGAGAGGATATGTTGATGAACTCGGTGGAGTTGTTGAAAACATTATTGTTGGAAAACCAATCTCAATGGGTACAGGCTGTATCGACATATGCATCGACAAGAGTTACGAAGAAGGAAAAGAATTATAA